A region from the Plasmodium chabaudi chabaudi strain AS genome assembly, chromosome: 2 genome encodes:
- a CDS encoding signal recognition particle subunit SRP9, putative: protein MVYAITWNDFIQATRKIISDSPDKTRYVIKLHKPTDEIILKVTDNNNSIMYRLSKTGNMKKIEEFNSLFLTWGTSENPNEPFPLKINKGATEQKMKKVK from the exons a tGGTATATGCAATAACATGGAATGATTTTATCCAAGCAACaaggaaaattatttcGGATTCTCCAGATaaa aCAAGAtatgttataaaattacATAAACCAACTGAcgaaattatattaaaggTCAcggataataataat aGCATAATGTATAGGTTAAGTAAAACTGGtaacatgaaaaaaatcgaaGAATTTAATTCCCTTTTCTTAACATGGGGAACCAGTGAAAATCCAAACGAGCCATTCCCCTTGAAAATAA ATAAGGGAGCTACtgaacaaaaaatgaaaaaggtTAAGTAG
- a CDS encoding alpha/beta hydrolase, putative: protein MGGALSSTALFRPTSPSYEDDLKNLIYIPELLHINPSKYLENKQFEIFNKDENINELSKSKFPALFFYYSKKLKTKHTVMYFHSNSCDLGQIYEELYTLHEFLHINILAIEYVGFGLSYLEGSPNQYNINRRALAAYHFLKSLNLNPENIILFGRSIGTGVATKLAHNVKLMGDNIGGIILHSPYISIEKLVEDYVSYSSYLIENIYDNFKNLTPLSNNDDSDAPFLLIHGKDDEVINISHSEYLIKNLNNKFKSSFYPEDSSHNCYYIIDDIAIPTKKFLCTLSKSRHQKKTEILLSLSYLRKELAIFEIRKFGYKKKGQKNIIYISNMYNDACVRKIHKMKKKLCKKIKKLNKKYKLNELGKEEINNNTVIENSVKGYAEMYNNKINKDDNFPNLDTTQTIEDTDNSYTDQTFTDIDSKSSSYTNYYEYNENLDTKHRVRDIISFFNNKCFKNTQKNDNINNKPNCIRAYSNCHLDEKPTNYNDSCASDYFSEIEEKQRNLSDSDLVNKKYHNVLYQKKKDGYKSSVLYYNFKNSIHNKFVTNITQYSDDIKRECNANI, encoded by the exons ATGGGAGGTGCTTTATCCAGTACAGCCTTATTTCGTCCTACTTCGCCAAGT TACGAAGAtgatttgaaaaatttaatttatatccCAGAGCTTTTGCACATAAATCCAAGTAAATATttggaaaataaacaattcgagatatttaataaagatgaaaatataaacgaGTTAAGTAAAAGCAAATTCCcagctttatttttttattactccAAAAAGTTAAAAACTAAGCATACGGTTATGTATTTTCATAGTAACTCCTGTGATTTAGGGCAAATTTATGAAGAGTTATATACTTTACATGAATTTTTAcacattaatatattagcTATAGAATATGTTGGGTTTGGTTTATCCTATTTAGAAGGTTCACCCAATcagtataatattaatagaaGAGCATTAGCTgcttatcattttttaaaatcattaaatttaaacCCTGAGAATATAATACTATTTGGTAGATCTATAGGTACTGGTGTGGCTACTAAATTAGCTCATAATGTAAAACTTATGGGCGATAATATAGGAGGAATTATATTACATTCTCCATATATATCAATTGAAAAGTTAGTAGAAGATTATGTCTCATATTCTTCATATctaattgaaaatatatatgacaattttaaaaatctAACACCCCTTAGCAATAATGATGATTCAGATGCTCCATTCTTACTTATACACGGTAAAGATGATgaagtaataaatatatctcATTCcgaatatttaataaaaaatttaaataataaatttaagtCTTCCTTTTATCCTGAAGACTCTTCTCACAACTGTTACTATATCATTGAT gACATCGCTATACCCACAAAGAAATTTCTTTGCACCCTCAGTAAATCACGTCATCAAAAAAAGACAGAAATACTATTATCGCTATCTTATCTAAGAAAAGa GCTAGCAATATTTGAAATAAGAAAATTtggttataaaaaaaaaggacaaaaaaacataatatatataagcaaTATGTACAATGATGCATGTGTAAGGAAAATccataaaatgaaaaaaaaattatgcaaaaaaattaaaaagctaaataaaaaatataagttaAATGAACTAGgaaaagaagaaataaacaataaCACCGTAATTGAAAATAGTGTCAAAGGATATGCTgaaatgtataataataaaatcaaCAAAGATGATAATTTTCCAAATTTAGACACAACACAAACTATTGAAGATACAGACAATTCTTATACCGACCAAACATTTACAGATATCGATAGCAAATCCTCATCctatacaaattattacgaatataatgaaaaccTAGATACTAAACATCGGGTTCGTGAtataatatctttttttaataataaatgttttaaaaatacacaaaaaaatgataatataaataataaaccgAATTGCATTAGAGCCTATTCAAATTGTCATTTAGATGAAAAACcaacaaattataatgattCATGTGCATCTGACTATTTTAGTGAAATAGaagaaaaacaaagaaATCTTTCTGATTCTGATCtagttaataaaaaatatcataatgtcttatatcaaaaaaaaaaagatggatataaatcaagtgtattatattataactttaaaaatagtatacaCAACAAATTTGTTACTAATATAACACAATATTcagatgatataaaaagagAATGCAAcgcaaatatataa
- a CDS encoding RNA-binding protein, putative, translating to MDEEESMNFKSTEEEKNGTTNSAPVNELNTEQKKEEQDEWVIYVCNNSYGPYNLDQIINLWNTKRINMMTTIFKKGESNWKYVYNDETLVKHFQTTQSNTTNTVNPTSSYNTEQDAANNHLLNNQLNNNNTNSNQAQNHANKSNENSSHQTEIQHSADNLNESNVEYDNNLSYNNNTATNLTNENEANQADLEKIKKRNKKKKYLERKKKKIEEGICERKIKNSSVYISGLPKDVTQEEINNVFKKAGIIKIDSETTKPKIKIYYDENNNVKGDALVTYVYTQSVDIAIKYFDKFHFRQNCVINVEKAQFNKKIEHHKISKEEILIKKKKIQAAKYEQYRLQNWGEVYTGSKKKIVIFRNAFSYEDALKYDEGDPFYDFIKNLIETEVKKYVPVHKVYPIPKHPHGIVCVKFKGVEEAEMIIEYFKDVELNDKKLEVYFYDGKQDLKAQCLPPQNKQPHIQNAYGNISDPQNTADDKLPPVLLNNNLQSFHDWIDNQSEDEEHEIMVE from the exons atggatgaAGAAGAGTCTATGAATTTTAAGTCCAcagaagaagaaaaaaacggAACTACTAATTCAGCGCCTGTTAACGAATTAAATacagaacaaaaaaaagaagagcAAGATGAGTGGGTAATTTATGTTTGTAATAATTCTTATGGACCTTATAATTTagatcaaataataaatttatggaATACAAAGAGAATTAATATGATGAcaacaatatttaaaaagggTGAGAGTAATTggaaatatgtatataatgatgaaaCTTTAGTAAAGCACTTTCAAACAACACAATCAAATACAACCAATACAGTTAACCCAACCTCTAGTTACAATACTGAACAAGACGCTGCAAACAATCACCTTTTAAACAaccaattaaataataacaatactAATTCGAATCAAGCACAAAATCATGCTAACAAATCTAACGAAAATAGTTCTCACCAAACAGAAATACAACATAGTGCGGATAATCTTAATGAGAGTAATGTagaatatgataataatttaagttataataataatacagcTACCAATCTAACTAACGAAAATGAAGCAAACCAGGCAGActtggaaaaaataaaaaagagaaataaaaaaaaaaaatatttagaaaggaaaaaaaaaaaaattgaagaaGGAATATgtgaaagaaaaataaaaaatagctctgtatatatttctGGTCTTCCTAAAGATGTAACAcaagaagaaataaataacgtttttaaaaaagctggaattataaaaatcgaTTCTGAAACTACAAaaccaaaaataaaaatatattatgatgaaaataataatgtaaaagGTGATGCACTAGTTACTTATGTATACACCCAAAGTGTTGATATCGCaatcaaatattttgataaatttcattttaGACAAAACTGTGTGATAAATGTGGAAAAAGcacaatttaataaaaaaatagagcatcataaaatatcaaaagaagaaatattaattaaaaaaaaaaaaatacaagcagcgaaatatgaacaatacAGATTACAAAACTGGGGAGAAGTTTATACTggatcaaaaaaaaaaattgttatttttaggAATGCATTTTCCTATGAAGACGCATTG AAATACGATGAAGGAGATCCATTCtatgattttataaaaaacttAATTGAAACa GAAGTCAAGAAATATGTCCCTGTACACAAAGTTTACCCCATACCA AAACACCCACACGGAATTGTATGTGTCAAATTTAAAGGTGTTGAAGAAGCGGAGATGATAATAGAG tATTTTAAGGATGTCgaattaaatgataaaaagcTGGAAGTGTATTTCTACGATGGAAAACAAGATTTAAAAGCCCAATGCCTTCCACCTcaa AATAAACAACCTCATATACAAAATGCTTATGGAAACATATCCGACCCTCAAAACACAG caGATGATAAACTCCCGCCCGTtttgttaaataataatttgcaGTCGTTTCAC GATTGGATTGATAACCAAAGTGAAGATGAGGAACACGAAATAATGGTGGAGTAA